The Triticum aestivum cultivar Chinese Spring chromosome 7B, IWGSC CS RefSeq v2.1, whole genome shotgun sequence genome window below encodes:
- the LOC123157669 gene encoding uncharacterized protein produces the protein MVRLEKNSKERNDREEFYYSGTLTAPLGSPNSHLLISTQSSLFDWPVRSDTWSEIQLNDTRIEQIVEYNYHYRIYTLQLAPQLGLQEIKTLWWDGMDECPYLRTWLVVCGDMLLIVDHCINLSLGAPVTYKPYRLNICTKPAKWVEVKKLENWALFVEGDVRSTPFSCMSPELWGGRMNCLYYAHYSEPCNIHGFGDEADAVWDPSTNPDLLYKRNWYRQLQALWVYPSVFYSDSE, from the exons atggtgagactggagaagaattcaAAG GAAAG GAATGACCGTGAAGAGTTCTACTACAGTGGCACTCTGACAGCTCCCCTTGGTTCACCCAACTCGCACCTCCTCATCAGTACTCAATCATCCTTGTTTGACTGGCCAGTTCGGAGTGACACTTGGTCTGAAATCCAGCTTAATGATACACGCATAGAACAGATTGTGGAATACAATTACCATTATAGGATCTACACTTTGCAGCTAGCCCCTCAGCTTGGTCTACAGGAGATAAAAACTTTGTGGTGGGATGGCATGGATGAATGCCCATATTTAAGAACATGGCTAGTTGTGTGTGGCGACATGCTTCTCATTGTTGATCATTGCATCAACTTATCATTGGGAGCACCAGTGACCTATAAACCCTACCGCCTCAATATCTGTACCAAGCCggcaaaatgggtggaggtaaagAAGCTGGAAAATTGGGCACTCTTTGTTGAGGGTGATGTGAGGAGCACACCATTTTCTTGCATGAGCCCAGAACTATGGGGAGGTAGGATGAATTGCTTGTACTATGCCCATTACTCTGAACCTTGCAACATACATGGGTTTGGTGATGAGGCAGATGCTGTGTGGGATCCGTCGACCAATCCTGACCTTTTGTACAAAAGAAACTGGTACCGCCAGCTGCAGGCCCTCTGGGTGTATCCAAGTGTGTTCTATTCTGATAGCGAATGA